In the genome of Xanthomonas translucens pv. cerealis, one region contains:
- a CDS encoding protein-glutamate methylesterase/protein-glutamine glutaminase, whose product MTTTIKAMVVDDSAVVRQVLVAVLNEAPGIEVIAAAADPLLAMEKMRQQWPDVIVLDVEMPKMDGITFLRKIMSERPTPVVICSTLTEKGARVTMDALAAGAVAVVTKPKLGLKQFLTDSADELVATVRTAARANVKRLAMRSAAAPVEAEVRYTADVILPAQGGRPLAQTTERVIAIGTSTGGTQALEEVLTALPRVSPGIVIVQHMPEKFTAAFAARLDSLCQIAVKEAANNDRVVPGRALIAPGGKHMLLRRSGAQYFVEVVDGPPVNRHRPSVDVLFRSAARAAGANALGIIMTGMGDDGAVGLLEMRQAGARTVAQDEQSSIVFGMPKEAIKRGGAEKILPLGSMAREIVQQLG is encoded by the coding sequence ATGACGACGACGATCAAGGCCATGGTGGTCGACGATTCGGCGGTAGTGCGCCAGGTGCTTGTGGCGGTGCTCAACGAAGCGCCCGGCATCGAAGTGATCGCCGCGGCCGCCGATCCGCTGCTGGCGATGGAAAAGATGCGCCAGCAATGGCCGGACGTGATCGTGCTGGACGTGGAAATGCCGAAGATGGACGGCATCACCTTCCTGCGCAAGATCATGAGCGAGCGCCCCACCCCGGTGGTGATCTGCTCCACCCTCACCGAGAAGGGCGCGCGGGTGACCATGGACGCGCTGGCCGCCGGCGCGGTGGCGGTGGTGACCAAGCCCAAGCTCGGCCTGAAGCAATTCCTCACCGACTCGGCCGACGAACTCGTCGCCACGGTGCGCACCGCCGCGCGCGCCAACGTCAAGCGCCTGGCGATGCGCAGCGCCGCGGCGCCGGTGGAAGCGGAGGTCAGGTACACCGCCGACGTGATCCTGCCGGCGCAGGGGGGGCGCCCGTTGGCGCAGACCACCGAACGGGTGATCGCGATCGGCACCTCCACCGGCGGCACCCAGGCGCTGGAGGAAGTGCTGACCGCGCTGCCGCGGGTCAGCCCCGGCATCGTCATCGTCCAGCACATGCCGGAGAAGTTCACCGCCGCGTTCGCCGCACGGCTGGACAGCCTGTGCCAGATCGCGGTGAAGGAAGCGGCCAACAACGACCGCGTGGTCCCGGGCCGCGCGCTGATCGCGCCCGGCGGCAAGCACATGCTGCTGCGCCGCAGCGGCGCGCAGTATTTCGTCGAAGTGGTGGACGGGCCGCCAGTGAACCGGCACCGGCCGTCGGTGGACGTGCTGTTCCGCTCCGCCGCGCGCGCCGCCGGCGCCAATGCGCTGGGCATCATCATGACCGGCATGGGCGACGACGGCGCGGTCGGCCTGCTGGAGATGCGCCAGGCCGGCGCGCGTACCGTGGCCCAGGACGAGCAGAGCAGCATCGTGTTCGGCATGCCCAAGGAAGCGATCAAACGCGGCGGCGCGGAGAAGATCCTGCCGCTGGGATCGATGGCGCGCGAGATCGTGCAGCAGCTCGGCTAG
- a CDS encoding HAD-IA family hydrolase — MTATPFDLLISDCDGVLVDSEVLADRVMFDTLGAYVPRAALEAYLAGSFGQTARAIVERVQRHFAVALPPGLFEQIQRRSEALIAAEVEAIDGVRDALLALPLPLAVASNSQRHSVVASVARAGLTERVNGHIFSADMVARPKPAPDVYLLAAHTLGVAPPRCLVIEDSAAGASAALAAGMTVIGFTGAAHIPPGHAETLRHLGVAAVMAHMRQLPQVYAELVRAAV, encoded by the coding sequence ATGACCGCAACCCCTTTCGACCTGCTGATCAGCGACTGCGACGGCGTACTCGTCGACAGCGAGGTGCTGGCCGACCGGGTCATGTTCGATACGCTGGGCGCCTATGTGCCGCGGGCCGCGCTGGAGGCCTACCTCGCCGGCAGTTTCGGCCAGACCGCGCGCGCGATCGTGGAGCGGGTGCAGCGGCATTTCGCGGTGGCCTTGCCGCCCGGCCTGTTCGAGCAGATCCAGCGGCGTTCGGAGGCGTTGATCGCCGCCGAGGTAGAAGCGATCGACGGCGTGCGCGACGCCTTGCTGGCGCTGCCGCTGCCGTTGGCGGTCGCCTCCAACAGCCAGCGCCACAGCGTGGTGGCGTCGGTGGCGCGCGCCGGCCTGACCGAGCGGGTGAACGGCCACATCTTCAGCGCCGACATGGTGGCGCGGCCGAAGCCGGCGCCGGACGTGTATCTGCTGGCCGCGCACACGCTGGGCGTGGCGCCGCCGCGGTGCCTGGTGATCGAGGACAGCGCCGCCGGCGCCAGTGCCGCGCTGGCCGCGGGCATGACCGTGATCGGTTTCACCGGCGCCGCGCATATCCCGCCGGGGCATGCCGAAACGCTGCGCCACCTCGGCGTGGCCGCGGTGATGGCGCATATGCGGCAGTTGCCGCAGGTCTACGCCGAGCTGGTGCGCGCGGCGGTGTAG
- a CDS encoding chemotaxis protein CheW produces the protein MTTSAAPVPFGATDLAPNQFLTFLLGKEMFGVGILGIKEIIEYRTPTDVPMMPPALRGVINLRGAVVPVVDLQQRFGRAASEVTKRTCIVIVEVANGNERQVLGLLVDAVSEVLEIAADDIAPAPAFGAGIRRDFIHGMGKVGERFVILLDADAALSTQEFVAMAGIPSGVEEGIAA, from the coding sequence ATGACCACTTCCGCAGCGCCCGTGCCGTTCGGCGCCACCGATCTCGCTCCGAACCAGTTCCTGACCTTCCTGCTCGGCAAGGAGATGTTCGGCGTCGGCATCCTCGGCATCAAGGAAATCATCGAATACCGTACCCCGACCGACGTACCGATGATGCCGCCGGCACTGCGCGGGGTGATCAACCTGCGCGGCGCGGTGGTGCCGGTGGTGGACCTGCAGCAACGCTTCGGCCGCGCTGCCAGCGAGGTCACCAAGCGCACCTGCATCGTCATCGTCGAAGTCGCCAACGGCAACGAGCGCCAGGTGCTGGGATTGCTGGTGGACGCGGTCAGCGAAGTGCTGGAGATCGCCGCCGACGACATCGCCCCGGCCCCCGCGTTCGGCGCCGGCATCCGCCGCGACTTCATCCACGGCATGGGCAAGGTCGGCGAGCGCTTCGTGATCCTGCTCGATGCCGACGCAGCGCTATCCACCCAGGAGTTCGTCGCCATGGCCGGCATCCCGTCCGGGGTCGAGGAAGGCATCGCCGCCTGA
- the xopG gene encoding XopG/HopH/AvrPtoH family type III secretion system effector — protein MPIQTKYPGIYSQPLHDTEREQQRFNAEVTVHLDNLGSQPSGNQLLDELTALSNRRSHMLTISEKTPSRRGPRAEPVLSGHQLQRHPRLKSYNEITKVAGDQYALEKDNRPNEGSSVVLLWSAHQTSMGLDRDGYPTGPTASNNDKVSLLAHELVHAKHMMAGTWKGDHDDHDSTSTASGQEELRAVRYGIDSSVAWSSAAAAAGASSKCTQ, from the coding sequence ATGCCCATCCAAACGAAGTATCCGGGAATTTACTCTCAGCCACTTCACGACACCGAACGGGAGCAACAGCGCTTCAATGCGGAAGTGACTGTTCATCTGGACAATCTCGGCTCGCAACCCAGCGGCAATCAGTTGCTCGATGAACTGACGGCACTGAGCAATCGACGCAGCCATATGCTCACCATCAGTGAGAAGACTCCCTCTAGGCGTGGCCCCAGGGCCGAGCCGGTGCTGTCAGGCCATCAATTGCAGCGACATCCCCGCCTGAAGAGCTATAACGAAATCACAAAAGTCGCCGGCGACCAATATGCACTGGAGAAGGACAACCGACCCAATGAGGGATCGAGCGTTGTCTTGTTATGGAGCGCCCATCAGACGAGCATGGGACTGGACAGAGACGGATATCCAACCGGCCCGACTGCAAGCAACAACGACAAAGTCAGCTTGCTGGCCCATGAGCTGGTGCATGCGAAGCACATGATGGCAGGCACGTGGAAAGGAGATCACGACGATCACGACTCTACCAGCACGGCAAGCGGCCAGGAAGAGTTGCGCGCGGTGCGTTACGGCATCGACAGCAGCGTCGCCTGGTCCTCGGCAGCGGCGGCGGCCGGCGCCAGTTCGAAATGCACCCAGTAG
- the nfi gene encoding deoxyribonuclease V (cleaves DNA at apurinic or apyrimidinic sites), translating into MDIAPHNTVFGDWDGSIVQARALQATLAKQVRLHDEVPEPPRWLAGLDVGFEDEGRITRAAAVLIDAETLQPQQAEIARVPTSMAYVPGLLSFRELPALLAALNMLRQRPDLVFVDGQGIAHPRRLGIAAHFGVVTGLPSIGVAKKLLAGRYDEPGPQAGDRSPIVHRGDTVGWALRSKPRCNPLIVSPGHRVAVDSALAWTLRYLRGYRLPEPTRLADRLASRRGEVSVQAATDRLL; encoded by the coding sequence ATGGACATCGCTCCCCACAACACGGTCTTCGGCGACTGGGACGGCAGCATCGTGCAGGCGCGGGCGCTACAGGCCACGCTGGCCAAACAGGTGCGGCTGCACGACGAAGTGCCGGAGCCGCCGCGCTGGCTGGCCGGGCTCGACGTCGGTTTCGAGGACGAAGGCCGCATCACCCGCGCCGCGGCGGTGCTGATCGACGCCGAGACCCTGCAACCGCAGCAGGCCGAGATCGCCCGCGTGCCGACCTCGATGGCGTATGTGCCTGGCCTGTTGAGCTTTCGCGAACTGCCCGCGTTGCTGGCCGCGCTGAACATGCTGCGGCAGCGTCCGGACCTGGTGTTCGTCGATGGTCAGGGCATCGCCCATCCACGCAGGCTGGGCATCGCCGCGCACTTCGGCGTGGTTACCGGCCTGCCCAGCATCGGCGTGGCCAAGAAGCTATTGGCAGGACGCTACGACGAACCCGGTCCTCAGGCCGGCGACCGTAGCCCCATCGTGCACCGTGGCGACACCGTCGGCTGGGCGCTGCGCAGCAAGCCGCGCTGCAATCCGCTGATCGTCTCGCCCGGCCACCGCGTCGCGGTGGACAGCGCGCTGGCGTGGACCCTGCGCTACCTGCGCGGCTACCGCCTGCCGGAACCGACCCGCCTGGCCGACCGGCTGGCCTCGCGCCGCGGCGAGGTCAGCGTACAGGCGGCCACCGATCGCCTGCTGTGA
- a CDS encoding CheR family methyltransferase, producing MTSTDTITEQEFGKFQRFIFDAAGITISPAKKAMLCGRLGKRLKAHSLQTYTQYMKLLESREGSSEVQTAIDLLTTNETYFFREPKHFELLRKLAGEHKGNAPFRIWSAASSTGEEAYSMAMVLDDALQGRAYEVVGTDISTRVLAKARTGHYPLQRIEHMPPALLKRYCLKGRGEYEGSLLIDRKLRDNVRFLHANLNASLPNLGQFDVIFLRNVMIYFNGQTKREVVARVLSVLKRGGIFCIGHSESLNDVNNEVVQVAPSVYRKP from the coding sequence ATGACCAGCACCGACACCATCACCGAGCAGGAATTCGGCAAGTTCCAGCGCTTCATCTTCGACGCCGCCGGCATCACCATTTCCCCGGCCAAGAAGGCGATGCTGTGCGGGCGCCTGGGCAAGCGCCTGAAGGCGCACTCGCTGCAGACCTATACCCAGTACATGAAGCTGCTGGAAAGCCGCGAAGGCAGCAGCGAAGTGCAGACCGCGATCGACCTGTTGACCACCAACGAAACCTATTTCTTCCGCGAGCCCAAGCACTTCGAACTGCTGCGCAAGCTTGCCGGCGAGCACAAGGGCAACGCACCGTTCCGCATCTGGAGCGCGGCCAGTTCCACCGGCGAGGAAGCCTACAGCATGGCGATGGTGCTGGACGACGCGTTGCAGGGCCGCGCCTACGAAGTGGTCGGCACCGACATCAGCACCCGCGTGCTGGCCAAGGCGCGCACCGGCCACTATCCGCTGCAGCGCATCGAGCACATGCCGCCGGCGCTGCTCAAGCGCTACTGCCTGAAAGGTCGCGGCGAATACGAGGGCAGCCTGCTGATTGACCGCAAATTGCGCGACAACGTGCGCTTCCTGCACGCCAACCTCAATGCGTCGCTGCCCAACCTCGGCCAGTTCGACGTGATCTTTCTGCGCAACGTGATGATCTACTTCAACGGCCAGACCAAGCGCGAAGTGGTGGCACGGGTGCTCTCCGTGCTCAAGCGCGGCGGCATCTTCTGCATCGGCCACTCGGAAAGCCTCAACGACGTCAACAACGAGGTCGTGCAGGTGGCGCCGTCGGTGTACCGCAAGCCATGA
- the gpmA gene encoding 2,3-diphosphoglycerate-dependent phosphoglycerate mutase, which produces MTRKLVLLRHGQSQWNLDNRFTGWVDVDLTEQGRQEAAAAGRLLREEGLQFDVAHTSVLKRSIHTLQGALKELDQDWLPVHKSWRLNERHYGGLQGLDKAETAAKHGEEQVKIWRRSYDIPPPPMDADDPGHPLHDRRYATLDRNALPATESLATTLERVLPYWHDAIAPQLKAAQTVLVTAHGNSLRALYKYLNGVSREDILELNIPTGIPLLFELDDELKVQSYRYLGDPEAAKKAAEAVANQGKAK; this is translated from the coding sequence GTGACCCGCAAACTCGTACTGTTGCGCCATGGCCAGAGCCAGTGGAACCTGGATAACCGCTTCACCGGCTGGGTGGACGTGGATCTCACCGAGCAAGGCCGCCAGGAAGCCGCCGCCGCGGGGCGCCTGCTGCGCGAGGAGGGGCTGCAGTTCGACGTGGCGCACACCTCGGTGCTCAAGCGCTCCATCCACACCCTGCAGGGTGCGCTGAAAGAACTGGATCAGGATTGGCTGCCGGTGCACAAGAGCTGGCGCCTCAACGAGCGCCACTACGGCGGCCTGCAGGGGCTGGACAAGGCCGAGACCGCGGCCAAGCACGGCGAGGAGCAGGTCAAGATCTGGCGCCGTTCCTACGACATCCCGCCGCCGCCGATGGATGCCGACGATCCGGGCCATCCGCTGCACGACCGCCGCTACGCCACGCTCGACCGCAACGCCTTGCCGGCCACCGAGTCGCTGGCGACCACGCTGGAGCGCGTGCTGCCGTATTGGCACGATGCGATCGCGCCGCAGCTGAAGGCCGCGCAGACCGTGCTTGTCACCGCGCACGGCAACTCGTTGCGCGCGCTGTACAAGTATTTGAACGGCGTCTCGCGCGAGGACATCCTGGAACTCAATATCCCCACCGGCATCCCGCTGCTGTTCGAACTGGACGATGAATTGAAGGTGCAGTCCTATCGTTATCTGGGCGATCCGGAAGCGGCGAAGAAGGCGGCCGAAGCGGTGGCCAATCAGGGCAAGGCGAAGTAA
- a CDS encoding glycoside hydrolase family 127 protein: protein MNGKTLHLQQRGDYPWQDRIELTLECETPVEAALALRLPDWCRAPQLRLNGETVAIAAHLQHGYCVLRRRWQRGDTLQLHLPMPVMRVSGHPHVRHLAGKVALQRGPLVYCLEQADNGTQLHQLRLPADAAIRTEPGSGTLAGQVLLRAEGERLHGHDDAQADAMPLYRYDAPPPSRQAQTLTFVPYFAWANRGEGEMRVWVDASGDD from the coding sequence GTGAACGGGAAGACGCTGCACCTGCAACAGCGCGGCGACTATCCGTGGCAGGATCGGATCGAGCTGACCTTGGAGTGCGAAACGCCGGTCGAAGCCGCGCTGGCGCTGCGCCTGCCAGACTGGTGCCGCGCACCGCAACTGCGACTCAACGGCGAAACGGTAGCGATCGCGGCGCACCTGCAGCACGGCTACTGCGTGCTGCGCCGTCGCTGGCAGCGCGGCGATACGCTGCAGTTGCACTTGCCGATGCCGGTGATGCGAGTCAGCGGCCATCCGCACGTGCGCCATCTGGCCGGCAAGGTCGCGCTGCAGCGCGGGCCGCTGGTGTACTGCCTGGAGCAGGCCGACAACGGCACGCAACTGCACCAACTGCGCCTGCCCGCCGACGCGGCGATCCGCACCGAACCCGGCAGCGGCACGCTGGCCGGCCAGGTGCTGCTGCGGGCCGAAGGCGAACGCCTGCACGGCCACGACGATGCGCAGGCCGACGCCATGCCGCTGTACCGTTACGACGCGCCGCCGCCGTCGCGGCAGGCGCAGACCCTGACCTTCGTGCCCTACTTCGCCTGGGCCAACCGCGGCGAAGGCGAGATGCGGGTGTGGGTGGACGCCAGCGGCGACGACTGA
- a CDS encoding carbon starvation CstA family protein — MKGVSKLAWAALAVLAALCLGTVALRRGEHINALWIVVAAVSIYLIAYRFYSLFIATKVMQLDPTRATPAVLNNDGLDYVPTNKHVLFGHHFAAIAGAGPLVGPVLAAQMGYLPGLLWLVVGVVFAGAVQDFVVLFLSSRRNGRSLGDLVREEMGQIPGTIALFGAFLIMIIILAVLAMVVVKALAESPWGMFTVIATMPIAIMMGVYMRYIRPGKIGEISVVGLILLLAAIWFGGKVAADPTWGPAFTFTDVQITWMLIGYGFVASVLPVWLLLAPRDYLSTFLKIGTIIALAIGILVVMPDLKMPALTRYAHNGMGPVWTGGIFPFLFITIACGAVSGFHALIASGTTPKLLANEGHMRYIGYGGMLMESFVAVMALVAASIIEPGVYFAMNAPASMVGSDVVAVAAKVSEWGFAITPEVLEATARDIGETTILARAGGAPTLAVGIAQILHQLLPGENMMAFWYHFAILFEALFILTAVDAGTRAGRFMLQDLLGNFVPALKRTESWSANIIATGGCVALWGYLLYTGVKDPYGGIRTLWPLFGISNQMLAGIALMLGTVVLFKMKRDRYAWVTIVPALWLLICTTYAGLIKIFDPNPAQGFLAQAHKFQDAIASGTLTAPAKTVPQMQQIVTNAYVNTGLTALFLFVVFSILIYAVRTILAARRNPQRSDRETGYVALQPHQMADV; from the coding sequence ATGAAAGGAGTTTCCAAACTGGCCTGGGCCGCGCTCGCAGTGCTGGCGGCGTTGTGCCTGGGCACCGTCGCCCTGCGCCGCGGCGAACACATCAACGCGTTGTGGATCGTGGTCGCCGCGGTCTCGATCTACCTGATCGCGTATCGCTTCTACAGCCTGTTCATCGCCACCAAGGTGATGCAGCTGGACCCCACCCGGGCCACGCCCGCGGTGCTCAACAACGACGGCCTGGATTACGTGCCGACCAACAAGCACGTGCTGTTCGGCCACCACTTCGCCGCCATCGCCGGCGCCGGGCCGCTGGTCGGGCCGGTGCTCGCCGCGCAGATGGGCTACCTGCCCGGGCTCCTGTGGCTGGTGGTCGGCGTGGTGTTCGCCGGCGCGGTGCAGGACTTCGTGGTGCTGTTCTTGTCCAGCCGCCGCAACGGCCGCTCGCTCGGCGACCTGGTGCGCGAGGAGATGGGCCAGATCCCCGGCACCATCGCCCTGTTCGGCGCGTTCCTGATCATGATCATCATCCTGGCGGTGCTGGCGATGGTGGTGGTCAAGGCGCTGGCGGAGAGTCCGTGGGGCATGTTCACGGTGATCGCGACGATGCCGATCGCGATCATGATGGGCGTGTACATGCGCTACATCCGCCCCGGCAAGATCGGCGAGATCTCGGTGGTCGGGCTGATCCTGCTGCTGGCCGCGATCTGGTTCGGCGGCAAGGTCGCCGCCGATCCGACCTGGGGCCCGGCCTTCACTTTCACCGACGTGCAGATCACCTGGATGCTGATCGGCTACGGCTTCGTCGCCTCGGTGCTGCCGGTGTGGCTGCTGCTGGCGCCGCGCGACTACCTGTCCACCTTCCTCAAGATCGGCACCATCATCGCCCTGGCCATCGGCATCCTGGTGGTCATGCCCGACCTGAAGATGCCGGCGCTGACCCGGTACGCGCACAACGGCATGGGCCCGGTGTGGACCGGCGGCATCTTCCCGTTCCTGTTCATCACCATCGCCTGCGGCGCGGTGTCCGGCTTCCATGCGCTGATCGCCTCCGGCACCACGCCCAAGCTGCTCGCCAACGAAGGCCATATGCGCTACATCGGCTACGGCGGCATGCTGATGGAGTCGTTCGTCGCGGTGATGGCGCTGGTCGCCGCCTCGATCATCGAGCCGGGCGTGTATTTCGCGATGAACGCGCCGGCGTCGATGGTCGGCAGCGACGTGGTCGCGGTCGCGGCCAAGGTCAGCGAATGGGGCTTCGCGATCACCCCCGAGGTGCTTGAGGCCACCGCCCGCGACATCGGCGAGACCACCATCCTGGCCCGCGCCGGCGGCGCGCCGACCCTGGCGGTGGGCATCGCGCAGATCCTGCACCAGCTGTTGCCAGGCGAGAACATGATGGCGTTCTGGTACCACTTCGCGATCCTGTTCGAGGCGCTGTTCATCCTCACCGCGGTCGATGCCGGCACCCGCGCCGGGCGCTTCATGCTGCAGGACCTGCTCGGCAACTTCGTGCCGGCGCTGAAGCGGACCGAATCGTGGAGCGCCAACATCATCGCCACCGGCGGCTGCGTGGCGCTGTGGGGCTACCTGCTGTACACCGGGGTCAAGGATCCGTACGGCGGCATCCGCACGCTGTGGCCGCTGTTCGGCATCTCCAACCAGATGCTCGCCGGCATCGCGCTGATGCTGGGCACGGTGGTGCTGTTCAAGATGAAGCGCGACCGCTACGCCTGGGTGACCATCGTGCCGGCGCTGTGGTTGCTGATCTGCACCACCTACGCCGGGCTGATCAAGATCTTCGACCCGAATCCAGCGCAGGGTTTCCTGGCGCAGGCGCACAAGTTCCAGGACGCGATCGCCAGCGGCACCCTCACCGCGCCGGCAAAGACCGTGCCGCAGATGCAGCAGATCGTCACCAACGCCTACGTCAACACCGGGTTGACCGCGCTATTCCTGTTCGTGGTGTTCTCGATCCTGATCTACGCGGTCAGGACCATCCTCGCCGCGCGCCGCAACCCGCAGCGCAGCGACAGGGAAACCGGGTACGTGGCGCTGCAGCCGCACCAGATGGCGGACGTGTGA
- a CDS encoding YbdD/YjiX family protein, with translation MTTELVPVGHYQAHRRLWRRLVQTARLCCGIPDYDNYVRHVLEKHPDRQPMDYKTFFRERQEARYGGKSGFRCC, from the coding sequence ATGACGACCGAACTGGTTCCGGTCGGGCACTACCAGGCGCACCGCCGGCTATGGCGGCGCCTGGTGCAGACCGCGCGGCTGTGCTGCGGCATTCCCGACTACGACAACTATGTGCGCCACGTGCTGGAGAAACACCCCGACCGGCAGCCGATGGACTACAAAACCTTCTTCCGCGAACGCCAGGAAGCGCGTTATGGCGGCAAGAGCGGGTTTCGCTGTTGTTGA
- a CDS encoding EAL domain-containing response regulator, with the protein MPLAQEIATLSQFGTVLIVDDSQVQREHALALCLRLGAVAVEGVADGHAALARVIQGPAPGLLIVDLEMPGMDGVQLLDALARCNVQVPIVVASQRGAALIESVLQVGRASGLQVLAGLEKPLRAAELGAALQAHPQPAPAVRHDASLGGVTDAAMLHEALRRGDIEVAYQPKVDMRSGEVSGVEALARWRHPQNGQIAPDRFIALAEREGLIHALTASVANQAMARLATWKQSGLRLTLAINLSPRLLQEPGLLDELHNQLRRHGLVPADVILEITESSLVEASALGMLARLRLQGFGLSLDDYGTGFSSLQQLTRIPFTELKIDRIFVHDAHRSRNLRTVLESALGMAQRLGLSTVAEGIETVEDWQLLQELGCDLGQGYLLARPMGGGALTTWLLEHQTRLQEHGPASTQAPHH; encoded by the coding sequence ATGCCGCTCGCCCAAGAAATCGCCACGCTCAGCCAGTTCGGCACGGTGCTGATCGTGGACGACAGCCAGGTCCAGCGCGAACATGCGCTCGCCCTGTGCCTGCGGCTGGGCGCGGTGGCGGTGGAAGGCGTGGCCGACGGCCATGCGGCGCTGGCGCGGGTGATCCAGGGACCGGCGCCGGGGCTGCTGATCGTGGACCTGGAAATGCCCGGCATGGACGGCGTACAGTTGCTCGACGCGCTGGCCCGCTGCAACGTGCAGGTGCCGATCGTGGTCGCCTCGCAACGCGGCGCGGCGCTGATCGAATCGGTGCTGCAGGTCGGCCGTGCCAGCGGCCTGCAGGTGCTGGCCGGCCTGGAGAAGCCGCTGCGCGCAGCCGAACTCGGCGCGGCATTGCAGGCGCACCCGCAGCCCGCGCCGGCCGTGCGCCACGACGCCAGCCTGGGCGGGGTGACCGACGCGGCGATGCTGCACGAAGCGCTGCGCCGCGGCGATATCGAAGTGGCGTACCAGCCAAAGGTGGACATGCGCAGCGGCGAGGTCAGCGGCGTAGAAGCCCTGGCGCGCTGGCGGCATCCGCAGAACGGGCAGATCGCGCCGGACCGCTTCATCGCCCTGGCCGAACGCGAAGGCCTGATCCACGCGCTGACCGCCAGCGTGGCCAACCAGGCGATGGCACGGCTGGCCACCTGGAAGCAATCCGGCTTGCGCCTGACCCTGGCGATCAACCTGTCGCCACGCCTGCTACAGGAACCGGGACTGCTCGACGAACTGCACAACCAGCTGCGCCGCCACGGGCTGGTGCCGGCCGACGTGATCCTGGAGATCACCGAAAGCTCGCTGGTCGAGGCCAGCGCGCTGGGCATGCTGGCGCGGTTGCGGCTGCAGGGTTTCGGCCTGTCGCTGGACGACTACGGCACCGGCTTTTCCTCGCTGCAACAGCTGACCCGCATCCCTTTCACCGAACTGAAGATCGACCGCATCTTCGTCCACGACGCGCACCGCAGCCGCAATCTGCGCACCGTGCTGGAATCAGCACTGGGCATGGCCCAGCGGCTGGGCCTGAGCACCGTCGCCGAAGGCATCGAGACAGTCGAGGACTGGCAACTGCTGCAGGAACTCGGCTGCGACCTGGGCCAGGGCTATCTGCTGGCGCGGCCGATGGGCGGAGGCGCGCTGACCACCTGGCTGCTCGAGCACCAGACACGGCTTCAGGAACACGGACCCGCTTCGACGCAAGCGCCGCACCACTAA